The Nocardioides humi genome includes a region encoding these proteins:
- a CDS encoding TrkA C-terminal domain-containing protein: MNAELELAIAVGMLCAAVGFAVGLAVGRGRQPRWAEKGSFTHKVSIGFATLDRMDGVLLRFEVEPESKMSGVEVGELRLPPGAAVSLITRGKDALVPSGRTTLRTGDQVLVVTALGKVDEVEDRLRAVSRYGRLAGWYESLEPPNSARAFGVRTAGESAA, from the coding sequence ATGAACGCTGAGCTGGAGCTCGCCATCGCGGTCGGGATGCTGTGCGCGGCCGTCGGCTTCGCGGTCGGCCTGGCCGTGGGCCGGGGCCGGCAGCCGCGCTGGGCGGAGAAGGGCAGCTTCACCCACAAGGTGTCGATCGGGTTCGCCACCCTCGACCGGATGGACGGCGTCCTGCTGCGCTTCGAGGTGGAGCCGGAGTCGAAGATGTCCGGCGTCGAGGTCGGCGAGCTGCGGCTGCCGCCCGGTGCCGCGGTCTCGCTCATCACCCGCGGCAAGGACGCGCTGGTGCCCTCCGGGCGGACCACGCTCCGCACCGGCGACCAGGTGCTCGTCGTGACCGCCCTCGGCAAGGTCGACGAGGTCGAGGACCGGCTGCGCGCGGTGAGCCGGTACGGCCGGCTGGCCGGCTGGTACGAGTCGCTCGAGCCCCCGAACTCCGCCCGGGCCTTCGGCGTACGG